Proteins found in one Bremerella volcania genomic segment:
- a CDS encoding DUF11 domain-containing protein, whose translation MKYNFAFRQLVTLTLLVACGSAFSACSLNRQAKQQEEVPVKPEAGVTFNQPHVPEYDYAAAPSPAPVQSAENTGLNGVPAYQPRYQGQPYQAPVNTATAPQVNYPSAIQRTSAEMPIEPQPAAAHVPTQQVSYAFPRGQIMPPCGPGCQHPNTICQHGATLGSCQTCRAAGIPFQAGPCWPEDEYLYDGGDRNIHAEIDGEFGVHGLDIEDTIGHYDTLDGKRIVTPSNRVCIYAPRFAAVRKVAGLNQEVLARQIAGIDADLQLINQQQNGTPVGMIQPLALRGQIGGKNANALTEDLPPLMAHNWQKPHQFIEAFKAYENLSLIRYGILEQGEKPRLSQSLQNAVTWTRNQQVQVMLEGRKASELVEGDLPHEFVWSEVPGEPRLRVIKVADKGAAEIGEIVEFTLRFDNVGTQVMGNVTIIDNLTPRLEYVEGSAQCNIDAQFMKQANEAGSEVLRWEIQDPLAVQAGGIIRFKCRVR comes from the coding sequence ATGAAATACAACTTTGCCTTTCGACAACTCGTCACGCTGACCTTGCTGGTCGCTTGTGGTTCGGCATTTTCTGCTTGCTCGCTCAATCGACAGGCTAAGCAGCAGGAAGAAGTCCCCGTCAAACCGGAAGCTGGCGTCACGTTCAATCAACCGCACGTGCCGGAGTACGACTACGCGGCGGCCCCCTCCCCTGCCCCGGTTCAATCGGCGGAAAACACCGGATTGAACGGCGTGCCGGCGTATCAACCTCGTTACCAAGGCCAGCCTTACCAGGCCCCGGTCAATACCGCGACCGCACCGCAGGTCAACTACCCCAGCGCCATTCAGCGCACTTCCGCTGAAATGCCGATCGAGCCGCAACCGGCCGCCGCTCACGTTCCCACGCAGCAGGTAAGCTACGCTTTTCCGCGTGGGCAGATCATGCCACCATGCGGGCCTGGCTGCCAGCATCCTAACACGATCTGCCAACATGGCGCGACCCTGGGAAGCTGCCAAACGTGCCGCGCCGCGGGCATTCCTTTTCAAGCAGGACCTTGCTGGCCAGAAGACGAATACTTGTACGACGGCGGCGATCGCAACATCCACGCCGAGATCGACGGTGAGTTCGGCGTGCATGGTCTCGACATTGAAGACACCATCGGCCACTACGACACGCTCGACGGCAAACGGATCGTAACGCCCAGCAACCGCGTCTGCATTTACGCGCCGCGCTTCGCGGCCGTTCGCAAAGTCGCCGGGCTCAACCAGGAGGTCCTGGCCCGGCAGATCGCTGGCATCGACGCCGACCTGCAGCTGATCAACCAGCAGCAAAACGGTACGCCGGTGGGTATGATTCAACCGCTGGCACTTCGCGGCCAGATCGGCGGCAAGAATGCCAATGCTCTGACCGAAGACCTGCCGCCGCTGATGGCTCACAACTGGCAGAAGCCGCATCAATTCATCGAAGCGTTCAAAGCCTACGAAAACCTCAGCCTGATCCGTTACGGCATCCTCGAACAGGGCGAGAAGCCGCGTCTATCACAGAGCCTGCAGAACGCCGTTACCTGGACGCGTAACCAACAAGTTCAAGTCATGCTCGAAGGCCGCAAGGCTTCCGAATTGGTCGAAGGAGATCTGCCTCACGAGTTCGTCTGGTCGGAAGTTCCTGGCGAACCTCGCCTGCGGGTGATCAAGGTCGCCGACAAGGGGGCTGCCGAGATCGGCGAGATCGTCGAGTTCACCTTGCGATTCGATAATGTCGGCACGCAGGTCATGGGCAACGTCACGATCATCGACAATCTGACGCCGCGTCTGGAATACGTCGAAGGCTCGGCCCAGTGCAACATCGATGCTCAGTTCATGAAGCAAGCCAACGAAGCGGGAAGCGAAGTCCTTCGCTGGGAAATCCAAGATCCGCTGGCCGTTCAGGCTGGGGGTATCATCCGGTTTAAGTGCCGCGTGCGGTAG
- the dtd gene encoding D-aminoacyl-tRNA deacylase, translating to MRGVVQRVLEAHVEVDGQIVGQIEQGLIVLLGVAEGDTQADLKYLVEKTIHLRIFEDDEGKMNRSVLDVGGSILAISQFTLLGDARKGRRPSFITAARPEEATEMYQAYVRQIREQGVTVETGIFQADMKVHLVNDGPVTLLLDSSKIL from the coding sequence ATGCGCGGCGTCGTGCAACGGGTTCTTGAGGCTCACGTGGAAGTCGATGGCCAGATCGTAGGTCAGATCGAGCAAGGTCTGATAGTGCTGCTTGGCGTGGCGGAAGGGGATACCCAGGCCGATCTGAAGTACCTGGTCGAGAAGACGATCCATCTGCGGATCTTTGAAGACGACGAAGGCAAAATGAATCGCAGCGTGCTCGACGTCGGAGGCAGCATCCTGGCGATCAGTCAGTTCACGCTGCTGGGCGACGCGCGCAAAGGACGCCGCCCCAGTTTCATCACTGCGGCCAGGCCAGAAGAGGCCACCGAAATGTACCAGGCGTACGTGCGCCAAATCCGCGAGCAGGGGGTGACCGTCGAGACCGGCATCTTTCAAGCCGACATGAAGGTCCACCTGGTAAACGACGGACCAGTCACGCTGTTGCTCGACAGCAGCAAGATTCTTTAA
- a CDS encoding metal-dependent hydrolase — protein sequence MADFNTHISTSTVVGVGVGVAGYFILDTPEPSRIITCMLGAGLCSLAGILPDLDSGSGRPLRETSNVLAAVVPMLMVDRWQHMGLSAEAIALAGALVYITIRFGVVEIFKRYTVHRGMWHSIPAAVSCALLAFLVVSGENLDVRIFKSAAVFIGFMVHLILDEIWSVEWKGARIRLKSSFGTAIKFWYGKSLWSNVSTYGKLIVLVVAAVGDPLLMEHYKFHPPHQQEAIPTQQIATEQPPIIQR from the coding sequence ATGGCCGATTTCAACACGCACATCTCGACCAGCACGGTAGTCGGCGTTGGCGTTGGCGTCGCAGGCTACTTCATACTCGATACGCCTGAGCCCAGTCGGATCATCACGTGCATGCTTGGTGCAGGCCTGTGCAGCTTGGCCGGCATTCTGCCTGACCTCGACTCCGGTTCCGGTCGTCCCCTTCGCGAAACAAGCAACGTGCTGGCTGCCGTCGTCCCGATGTTGATGGTCGATCGCTGGCAACACATGGGGCTCTCGGCCGAAGCGATCGCCCTGGCAGGGGCCTTGGTTTATATCACGATCCGTTTCGGCGTGGTCGAGATCTTCAAACGTTACACGGTGCACCGCGGCATGTGGCACAGCATTCCGGCCGCCGTCTCGTGCGCCTTATTGGCGTTTCTGGTCGTCTCCGGCGAGAATCTCGACGTCCGCATCTTCAAGAGCGCCGCCGTCTTCATCGGCTTCATGGTCCACTTGATCCTCGACGAAATCTGGTCGGTCGAATGGAAGGGAGCTCGCATTCGATTGAAGAGTTCGTTTGGTACTGCTATCAAGTTCTGGTATGGCAAGAGTCTATGGTCGAATGTATCGACCTATGGCAAGCTCATCGTATTAGTCGTTGCCGCGGTTGGTGATCCTCTATTGATGGAGCATTACAAGTTCCATCCACCGCACCAGCAAGAAGCCATTCCGACCCAGCAGATCGCCACCGAACAGCCACCGATCATTCAGCGATAA
- a CDS encoding CvpA family protein — translation MVAYDFLMLAILAGAVLWGVYKGMAWQVASFVSLVASYFVSMQLREPVANALGLQPPWGTTAAMLGLYMATSLIVWVVFSMINKTLKNFELKDWDRQVGAGLGLVKGVLLCIIVTMFAVALTKDDSRQQIVQSKSGFYITKVIHNLHGVMPAEVNQVVGPFIERYNQRINGQNPDWFAETGSGTGLGSGGGDGVTIDPANFNLQTEFQNFQNNVQNQIQNKIQNEVQNQAGQFQNFVNQTIENPQNAQSNWQQYSGQYQPPQQPSYYPPQMNIPSPQQQGGSYIPQYSQPPQQTPYPMQNGQPYYPAQPRY, via the coding sequence ATGGTTGCATACGATTTCCTCATGCTGGCAATACTCGCAGGCGCGGTCCTGTGGGGTGTGTACAAAGGCATGGCCTGGCAAGTCGCATCGTTTGTTTCGCTGGTAGCCAGCTACTTCGTCTCGATGCAACTTCGCGAGCCGGTCGCCAACGCGCTCGGTCTTCAACCACCTTGGGGAACGACCGCCGCGATGCTGGGTCTGTACATGGCGACGTCGCTGATCGTGTGGGTCGTCTTCTCGATGATCAACAAGACGCTGAAGAACTTTGAACTCAAGGATTGGGACCGCCAGGTCGGTGCCGGGCTGGGCCTGGTCAAAGGCGTGCTGCTGTGCATCATCGTGACGATGTTCGCCGTGGCGCTGACCAAGGATGACAGCCGCCAGCAGATCGTGCAGTCGAAGTCGGGTTTCTACATCACCAAGGTGATCCACAATCTGCACGGCGTGATGCCGGCGGAAGTGAACCAGGTCGTGGGGCCATTCATCGAACGCTACAACCAGCGGATCAACGGACAGAATCCAGATTGGTTCGCCGAGACCGGAAGCGGCACGGGATTGGGCTCCGGCGGTGGTGATGGCGTGACGATCGACCCAGCCAATTTCAACCTCCAGACCGAGTTCCAGAACTTCCAGAATAACGTGCAGAACCAGATCCAAAATAAGATCCAGAACGAGGTTCAAAACCAGGCAGGGCAGTTCCAGAATTTCGTGAATCAGACGATTGAAAATCCACAGAACGCTCAGTCGAATTGGCAGCAGTATTCCGGCCAGTATCAGCCGCCTCAGCAGCCAAGTTATTACCCACCGCAAATGAACATTCCGTCGCCGCAGCAGCAGGGAGGCAGCTACATTCCGCAGTACTCGCAGCCGCCTCAGCAGACGCCGTATCCGATGCAGAACGGCCAGCCATACTACCCGGCGCAGCCACGGTATTAA
- a CDS encoding acetyl-CoA carboxylase carboxyltransferase subunit alpha: MSTSIYLDFEQPIETLENKLKKLEAEKNDSPEHHDEIRSVRKQLTDTMREIYSELSPWQTVEVARHQKRPQSADYLNLVFDEFVELHGDRKFGDDRALRTGFAKLDKHKVMFIGHFKGRDLKERSECYFGCANPEGYRKAIEKMELAEKYNLPVIAFIDTPGAYPGIGAEERGQAMAIADAMFAMSRLKTPIISVVIGEGGSGGALGIGVADRTAMLQHAYYSVISPEGCAGILWKSHEFKAKAAEALKFTSKYLPKFGIVDDVIEEPLGGAHRDHHQMAARLKMYLVKTVNELIAKPTDELVEGRYDKFRQMGMFLERELETTESEPAS; encoded by the coding sequence ATGAGCACCTCGATCTATCTCGACTTCGAACAGCCGATTGAAACCCTCGAGAACAAACTGAAAAAGTTGGAGGCCGAGAAAAACGACTCGCCAGAACATCACGACGAGATTCGCAGCGTCCGCAAGCAGCTCACCGACACGATGCGTGAAATCTATAGCGAACTCTCGCCGTGGCAAACGGTGGAAGTCGCGCGCCATCAAAAGCGACCCCAGTCGGCCGACTACTTGAACCTGGTCTTCGACGAGTTCGTCGAGCTGCACGGCGACCGCAAGTTCGGTGACGATCGCGCACTAAGAACCGGCTTTGCCAAACTCGACAAGCACAAGGTCATGTTCATCGGTCACTTCAAGGGACGCGACCTGAAGGAACGCAGCGAGTGCTACTTCGGTTGTGCCAACCCCGAAGGCTACCGCAAGGCGATCGAAAAGATGGAACTGGCCGAGAAGTACAACCTGCCGGTCATCGCGTTCATCGACACCCCAGGCGCGTACCCAGGCATCGGCGCCGAGGAACGCGGCCAGGCCATGGCCATCGCCGACGCGATGTTCGCCATGAGCCGATTGAAGACGCCGATCATCTCGGTCGTCATCGGCGAAGGTGGTTCCGGCGGCGCGCTGGGCATCGGCGTCGCCGACCGCACGGCCATGCTGCAGCATGCTTACTACTCGGTGATCAGCCCGGAAGGGTGCGCCGGCATTCTGTGGAAGAGCCACGAGTTCAAAGCCAAGGCCGCCGAGGCCCTGAAGTTCACCTCGAAGTACTTGCCCAAGTTCGGGATCGTCGACGACGTGATCGAAGAGCCACTCGGAGGAGCCCACCGAGACCATCACCAGATGGCAGCCCGCCTGAAGATGTACCTGGTCAAAACGGTCAACGAACTGATCGCCAAACCGACCGACGAACTGGTCGAAGGCCGCTACGACAAATTCCGCCAGATGGGCATGTTCCTGGAGCGTGAATTGGAGACCACCGAAAGCGAACCAGCAAGCTAA
- a CDS encoding serine/threonine-protein kinase — MSTAGRNYIGPYRLIRMLRASKTCQVWEAIHDLDSRKVVIKTLRENYIRDKEEINSLKHEFTVASKFDHPYVIHVYEFDSFRGVAYLVLEFAFSRNMKMAIRDGVEELAYWTPKIIEEGAKSLGYMHEQGWVHCDVKPDNFLLDTEGNLKLIDFSIAQKKKSGLGKLFGGSKVKGNVQGTRSYMSPEQIRGAALDDRADIYSFGCTVFELISGKLPFTATSPDHLLDKHLRGAIPTLQAAHDNVTPEFSSLVERMMAKDPKQRPDTMNDVVRLLKNTKIYNIPPRKPAALVEREKAATASGDESTSTSGES; from the coding sequence GTGTCTACCGCAGGAAGAAACTATATCGGTCCGTACCGCTTGATACGTATGCTGCGCGCGAGCAAGACGTGTCAGGTATGGGAAGCCATTCACGACCTGGACAGCCGTAAGGTCGTCATCAAAACGCTTCGCGAGAACTACATTCGCGACAAAGAAGAAATCAACTCGCTGAAGCACGAGTTCACCGTCGCCAGCAAGTTCGATCATCCATACGTCATTCACGTCTACGAGTTCGATAGCTTCCGCGGCGTCGCCTATCTCGTTCTGGAATTCGCCTTTTCGCGAAACATGAAGATGGCCATTCGCGACGGGGTCGAGGAACTCGCTTATTGGACGCCCAAGATCATTGAAGAGGGTGCCAAGAGCCTGGGCTACATGCACGAGCAAGGCTGGGTTCACTGCGACGTGAAGCCTGACAACTTCCTACTCGATACCGAAGGCAACCTCAAGCTGATCGACTTCTCGATCGCCCAGAAAAAGAAGAGCGGCCTGGGCAAGCTCTTCGGCGGCTCGAAAGTCAAAGGCAACGTCCAAGGCACCCGTAGTTATATGTCCCCCGAACAGATACGCGGCGCGGCATTAGATGATCGCGCTGATATCTATAGTTTTGGCTGTACCGTATTTGAATTGATCAGCGGCAAGCTGCCATTCACGGCAACCAGTCCCGATCACTTGCTCGATAAACATTTGCGAGGCGCGATCCCGACGCTGCAAGCCGCTCACGACAACGTCACGCCTGAGTTTTCCTCGCTCGTGGAACGGATGATGGCGAAAGATCCCAAGCAGCGTCCCGACACGATGAACGACGTCGTGCGTCTGCTGAAGAATACCAAGATTTACAATATTCCACCCCGCAAACCGGCGGCACTCGTCGAACGAGAAAAAGCCGCGACGGCCAGCGGTGATGAATCCACTTCGACGTCAGGCGAATCGTAA
- a CDS encoding glycosyltransferase family 4 protein, giving the protein MRVAHVITRMIIGGAQENTLYNCLDLVQQFGDDVLLITGPSEGPEGNLLEQAHAQGVPVQTLPNLVRNIHPVTDYRGYQEVKAAIKEFQPDVVHTHSAKGGMLGRRAATALKVPAVIHTVHGAPFHPYQSTLARKFFIACERYAASQCHQLVSVADAMTDLLVAAKVAPREKFITVYSGMEVEPFLDSSTLRNETRQQLGIQRDDVVIGKIARLFHLKGHEYVIESARDVVAKCPQAKFLFVGDGILREKFEGMIAESGLTDHFILVGLVPPKEIPKYISAMDVLVHTSLREGLARALPQALLSGKPAVSFDIDGAREVVSTMETGFLLPPGDTAELTSALIQLCEDPTLREKLGEEGRRRCSQVFPHQVMTRRLREIYQDVLRRNGHEVV; this is encoded by the coding sequence ATGCGTGTTGCTCATGTGATTACCCGAATGATCATCGGCGGCGCGCAAGAGAACACGCTTTACAACTGCCTAGATCTCGTTCAACAGTTCGGCGACGACGTTCTGCTGATCACCGGCCCCAGCGAAGGGCCCGAAGGAAACCTGCTCGAGCAAGCGCACGCGCAAGGGGTGCCGGTGCAAACGCTGCCCAACCTGGTGCGGAACATTCATCCGGTCACCGATTACCGAGGCTACCAGGAAGTCAAAGCCGCGATCAAAGAGTTTCAGCCAGACGTCGTGCACACGCACAGCGCGAAGGGGGGCATGCTGGGGAGAAGGGCAGCCACCGCGCTCAAGGTACCGGCAGTCATTCACACCGTTCACGGCGCGCCGTTTCATCCGTATCAATCAACCCTCGCGCGGAAGTTCTTCATTGCCTGCGAACGTTACGCGGCCAGCCAGTGCCACCAACTGGTCAGCGTGGCCGATGCGATGACCGACCTGTTGGTCGCAGCCAAGGTCGCCCCGCGCGAAAAGTTCATCACCGTCTACAGCGGCATGGAAGTCGAACCGTTTCTCGATAGCAGCACGCTGCGCAACGAAACGCGCCAGCAACTTGGCATTCAGCGCGACGACGTGGTGATCGGCAAGATTGCTCGGCTGTTTCACCTGAAGGGGCACGAGTATGTGATCGAGTCGGCCAGGGATGTCGTCGCCAAGTGCCCCCAGGCCAAGTTCCTGTTCGTGGGAGATGGCATCCTGCGTGAGAAGTTCGAGGGGATGATCGCCGAGTCAGGGCTGACCGATCACTTCATCCTGGTCGGACTGGTGCCCCCGAAAGAGATTCCGAAGTACATCTCGGCCATGGACGTTCTCGTGCATACGAGTCTCCGCGAAGGGCTGGCCCGGGCACTTCCTCAGGCACTTCTAAGCGGCAAGCCGGCGGTCAGTTTCGATATCGACGGGGCACGCGAGGTCGTGTCCACCATGGAGACCGGTTTCCTACTTCCACCTGGCGACACGGCCGAGCTGACGTCGGCCCTGATCCAGCTGTGCGAAGACCCAACCCTCCGCGAGAAGCTGGGAGAAGAGGGGCGACGGCGGTGCAGCCAGGTCTTTCCGCATCAGGTAATGACCCGTCGCCTGCGCGAAATCTACCAGGATGTGCTTCGCCGAAATGGCCACGAAGTGGTCTAA
- the truA gene encoding tRNA pseudouridine(38-40) synthase TruA, with the protein MESTEHAAARTPGRCIKLTVAYDGTNYQGWQRQPTGPTIQAALEAAINSITQEEVHISGSGRTDAGVHAWGQVASFRTRSKIPADAFRKALNATLPHDIVVRHACDVPTTFRPINDAISKRYRYVLQPGRINDPFSLRHAWFVKRVLDVEAMQVAAKALIGEHDFAAFQATGSPRQSTVRTMLDATVAVHDADERMKIFIEVEATGFLYNMVRIIAGTLVDIGQGKRTADSMADIIASCDRVQAGMTAPAHGLYLLEVHYPKFD; encoded by the coding sequence ATGGAATCTACCGAGCACGCGGCGGCCCGAACTCCGGGCCGCTGCATCAAGCTGACGGTTGCCTACGACGGCACCAACTATCAAGGCTGGCAGCGTCAGCCGACTGGCCCCACGATTCAAGCGGCGCTCGAAGCCGCCATCAACAGCATCACCCAGGAAGAAGTCCACATCTCGGGCAGTGGACGAACCGATGCCGGCGTTCACGCGTGGGGACAAGTCGCCAGCTTCCGTACCCGGTCGAAGATCCCGGCGGACGCGTTTCGCAAGGCGCTCAACGCGACACTCCCCCACGACATCGTCGTGCGGCACGCATGCGATGTGCCGACCACGTTTCGACCGATCAACGATGCAATCTCCAAGCGTTATCGGTACGTCCTTCAGCCAGGCCGGATCAACGATCCGTTTTCGCTCCGGCATGCCTGGTTCGTGAAACGCGTTCTCGACGTCGAAGCGATGCAAGTGGCCGCGAAGGCGCTGATCGGCGAGCACGACTTCGCCGCCTTCCAAGCGACCGGCTCGCCGCGTCAGTCGACGGTACGCACGATGCTCGATGCCACCGTCGCGGTTCACGATGCGGATGAGCGCATGAAGATCTTCATCGAGGTCGAAGCGACAGGCTTCTTGTACAACATGGTCCGCATCATTGCCGGCACCTTGGTCGACATAGGGCAGGGGAAGCGCACCGCCGATTCGATGGCCGACATCATTGCGTCATGCGATCGCGTTCAGGCCGGCATGACGGCCCCGGCGCATGGACTATACTTGCTTGAAGTCCATTATCCCAAGTTCGATTGA
- a CDS encoding aspartate-semialdehyde dehydrogenase → MYENLAIVGATGAVGRLIRQLLEERKFPYKTIKFLASKRSAGTEITFNGTTHTVEELTPESFEGVDIAIGSTPDEAAKEFAPWAVQAGCIVVDESGYWRMKEDVPLVVPEVNPEAIKNHKGIISSPNCSTTQMVVAMKPLHDASKIKRVVVSTYQATSGAGVVGEEELVNGAKAVLNGESFQNKAFAHQIAFNLIPQIGSEKYEGYTSEEMKMVYETQKIFGDDSIKVCPTCVRVPVTNCHSETIMVETERPISPAEARELFEKTEGITVVDNLGAGEYPMPKDCTNKNDVFIGRIRRDISCENGLTFWCVSDNLRKGAATNAVQIAELLVRSQAAV, encoded by the coding sequence GTGTACGAGAATCTGGCCATTGTCGGAGCCACTGGAGCCGTAGGACGACTGATCCGTCAGTTACTAGAGGAACGCAAGTTCCCTTACAAAACCATCAAATTCCTCGCTTCGAAACGTTCCGCTGGCACAGAGATCACATTCAACGGCACCACGCACACGGTGGAAGAACTGACGCCTGAGTCATTTGAAGGAGTCGACATCGCCATCGGCAGCACCCCAGACGAAGCCGCCAAAGAGTTCGCTCCGTGGGCGGTCCAAGCAGGCTGCATCGTCGTCGACGAAAGTGGCTACTGGCGCATGAAAGAAGACGTGCCGCTGGTCGTGCCGGAAGTCAATCCGGAAGCGATCAAGAACCACAAGGGGATCATCAGCAGCCCGAACTGCTCGACCACGCAGATGGTCGTCGCCATGAAGCCGCTGCACGACGCCAGTAAGATCAAACGCGTCGTCGTCTCGACCTACCAGGCCACCAGCGGTGCCGGTGTGGTCGGCGAAGAAGAACTGGTCAACGGTGCCAAAGCCGTGCTCAATGGCGAGTCCTTCCAAAACAAGGCCTTCGCCCACCAGATTGCTTTCAACCTGATTCCACAGATCGGTAGCGAGAAGTACGAAGGGTACACCTCCGAAGAAATGAAGATGGTGTACGAAACACAGAAGATCTTCGGCGACGACTCGATCAAGGTCTGTCCAACCTGCGTTCGCGTGCCGGTGACCAACTGCCACAGCGAAACGATCATGGTCGAGACCGAGCGTCCGATCTCGCCGGCCGAAGCACGCGAGTTGTTCGAGAAGACCGAAGGCATCACCGTCGTCGATAATCTCGGGGCAGGGGAGTACCCCATGCCCAAGGACTGCACCAACAAGAACGACGTCTTCATCGGCCGTATCCGCAGAGACATCTCCTGCGAAAACGGTCTGACGTTCTGGTGCGTGAGCGACAACCTGCGAAAGGGTGCCGCTACCAACGCCGTTCAGATCGCGGAACTTCTGGTTCGCAGCCAGGCCGCCGTCTAA
- a CDS encoding HTTM domain-containing protein: MLKTYLQELFSGIRDGWNRFWFKPTDPATLGLVRIFAGSMLFYTHLVWSIDLTGFMGEKGRFSAELVDRMHQGSSFAFSYLWLFDGNPAMLWMVHIAALIILLMFTLGFCSRITSILTFIIAVSYAHRAPGALFGLDQINVMLAMYLMLGGAGAAYSLDRLIEKWRYPNRKLPTTSTAANVSVRLIQLHMCVIYLFAGTGKLLGDTWWEGTALWGAVANSEYQSMDMTWLASYPLLIALMTQVSLAWELSYSALVWPRLTRPLVLFMAIPLHLGIALCMGMVTFGLAMLIGNLAFVSPWIIRELEADIRSKLAKEPVAEAA, translated from the coding sequence ATGCTCAAGACTTACCTGCAAGAGCTTTTCTCCGGCATCCGCGACGGCTGGAATCGTTTCTGGTTCAAACCGACCGATCCCGCCACGCTCGGGCTGGTGCGTATCTTCGCCGGCAGCATGCTGTTCTACACGCACCTGGTCTGGTCGATCGACCTGACAGGGTTCATGGGAGAGAAGGGGAGGTTCTCGGCCGAACTGGTCGATCGGATGCACCAGGGCAGCTCGTTCGCGTTCAGCTATTTGTGGCTGTTCGACGGCAACCCGGCCATGCTGTGGATGGTACACATCGCGGCACTGATCATTCTGCTGATGTTCACGCTCGGTTTTTGTTCCCGCATCACCAGCATCCTCACGTTCATCATCGCCGTGAGCTACGCCCACCGAGCACCCGGTGCATTGTTTGGGCTCGATCAAATCAACGTGATGCTGGCGATGTACCTGATGCTGGGCGGGGCAGGGGCCGCCTACAGCCTGGATCGGTTGATCGAGAAGTGGCGTTATCCCAATCGCAAGCTCCCCACGACCAGCACTGCGGCGAACGTCTCGGTCCGCTTGATTCAGCTCCACATGTGCGTGATCTATCTGTTCGCCGGAACCGGTAAACTGCTCGGCGACACCTGGTGGGAAGGGACGGCCCTGTGGGGCGCGGTCGCCAATAGCGAATACCAATCGATGGACATGACCTGGCTGGCCAGCTACCCGCTGCTGATCGCGCTGATGACCCAGGTTTCGCTGGCCTGGGAACTGAGCTACAGCGCGCTGGTTTGGCCTCGTCTGACAAGGCCGCTGGTTCTCTTCATGGCGATTCCACTTCACCTGGGAATTGCCCTATGCATGGGCATGGTCACGTTCGGCCTGGCAATGCTGATCGGAAACCTGGCATTCGTCAGCCCCTGGATCATAAGAGAACTTGAAGCCGACATCCGTAGTAAACTGGCCAAAGAACCAGTTGCCGAAGCGGCCTAA
- a CDS encoding TIGR03000 domain-containing protein: MKSSIGRKFAWAGALACAAMVMGTSQAEAGWGSWGSSGGSSGGSSSSSYGSSGGSSSSSWGSSGSSSGYWSGGLFQRWWDNHQARKAYASSGGSSSSSYGSSGGSSSSSWGSSGGSSGGGLFGHHRVKRSWGSSGGSSSSSYGSSGASSGGSSGGSSGTYYTPVESAPAMDAPADMPPAIPAESASYRGNDAVINVTVPAGAKIYVNDKVTSSTGTVRRFVSRDLEPGYKFEYEVRAEMRIDGRLVREVKKLEMTAGEAKELEFQLDPEAKPETQVVGAPVETKVTLNVPANASVTLAGNEMRTLGAQRVFSTVALAPGETWKDYDIVVTVLRNGTPITQRRVIDLTGGDVREINFDFNADSVASL, translated from the coding sequence ATGAAAAGCAGCATTGGCCGAAAATTCGCGTGGGCCGGCGCTCTGGCATGTGCCGCCATGGTAATGGGCACGAGCCAGGCCGAAGCCGGCTGGGGTTCTTGGGGATCGAGTGGCGGTAGCAGCGGCGGAAGCAGCAGCTCCAGCTACGGCAGCAGTGGCGGTTCGAGCAGCAGCAGCTGGGGATCCAGCGGTTCCAGCAGTGGTTACTGGAGCGGCGGTCTGTTCCAACGTTGGTGGGATAATCACCAAGCCAGAAAGGCTTACGCCAGCAGCGGCGGAAGCAGCAGCTCCAGCTACGGTAGCAGCGGCGGTTCGAGCAGCAGCAGTTGGGGATCCAGCGGTGGTTCGAGCGGCGGCGGTTTGTTCGGTCACCATCGCGTGAAGCGAAGCTGGGGTTCCAGCGGTGGCAGCAGCAGCTCCAGCTACGGCAGCAGCGGCGCATCGAGCGGCGGCAGCAGCGGTGGTTCGAGCGGTACCTACTACACGCCAGTCGAATCGGCTCCGGCAATGGACGCTCCAGCGGACATGCCACCAGCCATTCCGGCTGAATCGGCTTCCTACCGTGGTAACGATGCCGTCATCAACGTCACCGTTCCCGCAGGTGCCAAGATCTACGTCAACGACAAAGTCACTTCGAGCACCGGTACCGTCCGTCGCTTCGTTTCGCGTGACCTGGAACCAGGTTACAAGTTCGAGTACGAAGTCCGCGCTGAAATGCGTATCGACGGCCGCCTCGTTCGCGAAGTGAAGAAGCTGGAGATGACCGCTGGCGAAGCGAAGGAGCTCGAGTTCCAACTCGATCCAGAAGCCAAGCCAGAAACCCAAGTCGTGGGTGCTCCGGTTGAAACCAAGGTCACCCTGAACGTTCCTGCGAACGCTTCGGTTACCCTGGCTGGTAACGAAATGCGAACCCTGGGTGCCCAGCGTGTGTTCAGCACCGTTGCTCTGGCTCCGGGCGAAACCTGGAAGGATTACGACATCGTCGTGACCGTCCTTCGCAATGGCACGCCAATCACCCAGCGTAGGGTCATCGACCTGACCGGTGGTGACGTGCGTGAAATCAACTTCGATTTCAATGCCGATTCGGTTGCTTCGCTCTAG